Proteins encoded together in one Thermomonospora curvata DSM 43183 window:
- a CDS encoding SDR family NAD(P)-dependent oxidoreductase, with the protein MNRFDGVKVLLTGAASGIGRATALRLTAEGAAVFGVDVSEEGLAATAAAVTGPGRLVTGVADVTDEAAVVAATDRAAAALGGIDVLINVAGVHRATPIATLSVADLQHLFSVNLVGTALFCREALRYLPDGSGVIVNVASLSATQGNPYMTAYSASKGAVLAFSLSLAAELTARRIRVVPVSPGTVDTPLTRRPDVVPQGVDLSYFNRIRAPFGSAEPEQIASVIAFAASRDASYLTGAELRVDGGAHI; encoded by the coding sequence ATGAATCGCTTCGACGGGGTGAAGGTGCTGCTCACCGGGGCGGCATCGGGTATCGGACGGGCCACGGCGCTGCGGCTGACCGCAGAGGGCGCCGCGGTGTTCGGGGTCGATGTGTCCGAAGAGGGACTGGCCGCGACCGCCGCGGCGGTGACCGGGCCGGGCCGGCTGGTGACCGGCGTCGCCGACGTCACCGACGAGGCCGCGGTGGTCGCCGCCACGGACCGCGCCGCCGCCGCGCTCGGCGGCATCGACGTCCTGATCAACGTGGCGGGCGTCCACAGGGCCACGCCGATCGCCACCTTGTCGGTGGCCGACCTGCAGCACCTGTTCTCGGTGAACCTGGTCGGCACCGCCCTGTTCTGCCGGGAGGCGCTGCGGTACCTGCCGGACGGCTCCGGCGTCATCGTCAACGTGGCCTCGCTGTCGGCCACCCAGGGCAACCCCTACATGACCGCCTACTCGGCGTCCAAGGGCGCGGTGCTGGCCTTCTCGCTGAGCCTGGCCGCCGAGCTGACCGCCCGCCGCATCCGGGTGGTGCCCGTCTCCCCGGGCACCGTCGACACCCCGCTGACCCGGCGGCCCGACGTGGTCCCCCAGGGTGTGGACCTGAGCTACTTCAACCGGATCCGGGCGCCGTTCGGCTCCGCCGAGCCCGAGCAGATCGCCTCCGTGATCGCGTTCGCGGCCTCCCGCGACGCCTCCTATCTGACCGGCGCCGAGCTGCGCGTGGACGGCGGAGCCCACATCTAG
- a CDS encoding 3-oxoacyl-ACP reductase encodes MNADLTLAGRTAVVTGAGAGLGRSEALALAARGANVVVNDVGPAAEEVVAEIKAAGGQAVAVIGDVGEWSMGDTLVSAALDTFGGLDIVVNNAGVLRDRMLFNLSESDWDDVIRIHLKGHAALSRAAAAHWRAASKAAGGPVYGRVINTSSEAFLFGSAGQPNYSAAKAGIVALTLSTAQGLARYGVRANAICPRARTAMTAASFGEGTSPGGLDALAPERVGTFVSYLASPAADHISGQVFIVYGDMVALMAAPTVERKFTAESGIFSVEELNEQLTPYFKDRDPHRTYAAYSVAALDTTGASKIPGQ; translated from the coding sequence GCGAGGCCCTGGCGCTGGCCGCGCGGGGCGCCAACGTGGTGGTCAACGACGTGGGCCCGGCCGCCGAGGAGGTCGTCGCCGAGATCAAGGCCGCCGGCGGCCAGGCCGTCGCGGTGATCGGCGACGTCGGCGAATGGTCCATGGGCGACACCCTGGTGTCGGCCGCGCTGGACACCTTCGGCGGGCTGGACATCGTGGTCAACAACGCCGGCGTGCTGCGCGACCGGATGCTGTTCAACCTGTCCGAGTCCGACTGGGACGATGTGATCCGCATCCACCTCAAGGGGCACGCGGCGCTGTCGCGCGCCGCCGCGGCGCACTGGCGGGCCGCCAGCAAGGCCGCCGGCGGCCCGGTCTACGGCCGGGTCATCAACACCTCCTCGGAGGCGTTCCTGTTCGGCAGCGCCGGCCAGCCCAACTACTCGGCCGCCAAGGCCGGGATCGTGGCGCTGACGCTGTCCACCGCCCAGGGCCTGGCCCGCTACGGGGTGCGCGCCAACGCCATCTGCCCGCGCGCCCGCACCGCGATGACCGCGGCGTCCTTCGGGGAGGGCACCTCCCCCGGCGGGCTGGACGCGCTGGCCCCCGAGCGGGTGGGGACGTTCGTCAGCTACCTGGCCTCCCCCGCCGCCGACCACATCAGCGGCCAGGTGTTCATCGTCTACGGCGACATGGTGGCGCTGATGGCCGCGCCGACGGTGGAGCGCAAGTTCACCGCCGAAAGCGGGATCTTCTCGGTGGAGGAGCTGAACGAGCAGCTCACCCCCTACTTCAAGGACCGCGACCCGCACCGCACCTACGCCGCCTACAGCGTCGCCGCGCTCGACACCACGGGGGCCTCCAAGATCCCCGGGCAGTGA
- a CDS encoding SDR family oxidoreductase: MGRTIAVSGSASGIGRALAGLLRERGDEVIGIDLHEAEVVADLGTPEGRAHAVRRVLELCGGVLDAVVACAGVSQFTSLPVRVNFFGVTALLEGLRPALARAERPRAATVASISGTQPLDEAVVAACLDGDEEAAVAAAEKVVAAGQGNKTYPSSKAALAQWLRRVCITPEWAGAGIPLNAIAPGVVRTPMIEPLLADAAMVKIMNEAVPMPLGGHADPEVIAEALAWLISPANTHMTGQIIYVDGGAEAILRGPEVF, translated from the coding sequence ATGGGACGGACCATCGCGGTGAGCGGATCGGCCTCCGGCATCGGCCGGGCGCTGGCCGGGCTGCTGCGCGAGCGGGGCGATGAGGTCATCGGGATCGACCTGCACGAGGCGGAGGTGGTGGCCGATCTGGGCACCCCCGAGGGCCGCGCCCACGCGGTGCGGCGGGTGCTGGAGCTGTGCGGCGGGGTGCTGGACGCCGTGGTGGCCTGCGCCGGGGTCTCCCAGTTCACCTCCCTGCCGGTCCGGGTGAACTTCTTCGGGGTGACCGCGCTGCTGGAGGGGCTGCGCCCGGCGCTGGCCAGGGCCGAGCGGCCCCGGGCGGCGACCGTGGCGTCCATCTCCGGCACCCAGCCGCTGGATGAGGCCGTGGTCGCGGCCTGCCTGGACGGCGATGAGGAGGCCGCGGTGGCGGCGGCCGAGAAGGTCGTCGCGGCCGGCCAGGGCAACAAGACCTACCCGTCCTCGAAGGCGGCGCTGGCCCAGTGGCTGCGGCGGGTCTGCATCACCCCCGAGTGGGCCGGGGCGGGCATCCCGCTGAACGCGATCGCCCCCGGCGTGGTCCGCACCCCGATGATCGAGCCGCTGCTGGCCGACGCGGCCATGGTCAAGATCATGAACGAGGCGGTGCCGATGCCGCTGGGCGGCCACGCCGACCCCGAGGTGATCGCCGAGGCGCTGGCCTGGCTGATCTCCCCGGCCAACACCCACATGACCGGCCAGATCATCTACGTGGACGGCGGCGCCGAGGCCATCTTGCGCGGCCCCGAGGTCTTCTGA
- a CDS encoding TetR family transcriptional regulator translates to MRGSSVNGDDVPRIASARPPAEPSSPEQHDRRRRILRAAMRIGSEKPLERVQMHEVAKEAGVAIGTLYRYFPSKVHLFTAVMADQVDRFRESIRPPEPGVAPEDAVGELLVQASRQLLRRPVLASAMLQCSGLANAATVGDAARIDNGFREIILEALGIEVPTVKDVTLVRLLMQCWYGVLQSSLNGRASLSDLENDIRLACWLLLAPRSNAPGREENQKNGRTGDREG, encoded by the coding sequence ATGCGGGGATCGAGCGTGAACGGAGACGACGTGCCGAGGATCGCATCGGCCCGGCCACCGGCCGAGCCCAGCTCGCCTGAACAGCATGACAGGCGCCGGCGCATCCTCCGGGCGGCCATGCGCATCGGCAGTGAAAAGCCGCTGGAGCGCGTCCAGATGCACGAGGTGGCCAAGGAGGCCGGGGTCGCGATCGGCACGCTGTACCGCTACTTCCCCTCCAAGGTCCACCTGTTCACCGCGGTCATGGCCGACCAGGTGGATCGGTTCCGGGAGAGCATCCGCCCGCCCGAGCCCGGCGTGGCGCCCGAGGACGCGGTCGGCGAGCTGCTGGTGCAGGCCAGCCGCCAGCTGCTGCGCCGCCCGGTGCTGGCCTCGGCGATGCTGCAGTGCTCCGGGCTGGCCAACGCCGCCACCGTCGGCGACGCCGCCCGCATCGACAACGGCTTCCGCGAGATCATCCTGGAGGCGCTGGGCATCGAGGTGCCCACCGTCAAGGACGTCACCTTGGTGCGGCTGCTGATGCAGTGCTGGTACGGGGTGCTGCAGTCCAGCCTGAACGGCCGGGCGTCGCTGTCGGACCTGGAAAACGACATCCGGCTGGCCTGCTGGCTGCTGCTGGCGCCGCGCTCCAACGCGCCCGGCCGCGAGGAGAATCAGAAAAACGGCCGCACCGGCGACCGGGAGGGCTGA